Part of the Nostoc sp. ATCC 53789 genome, GGATGAAAGATAATTAAGCTGATCGCGGAAAATAAGCACTCCACAAAACAAAAAATTTATAAGCCTCATTATGATTATGGGGTACGAGGTAATTAAGTATGATTCATCACATATCTATTTCTGTTAAAAACCCCCAGCACGTTGCCGAGGTTTTAGCTGAAGTCTTGAATGGCCAAGCTTTTCCCTTTTTCCCTCACCCAGGCAGCTATATGGTTTTTCCACTTGACGAATATGGAACAGGGATTGAAGTTTACCCGTTAAAAACTCAGCTAATGCCTGGTGAAGGAGATAACCAGTGTACATTTGCAGAAAATCCTACTTCTTCTGGGTTCACAGCTACTCATGCAGCAATTTCAGTTTCTTCTAGTCAAGAAAAAATTGAGTTGATTGCTAAACGTGAAGGTTGGAGAGTGTTACGTTGTAACCGCGATTCTTTTTTTGATGTTATTGAGTTCTGGTTGGAAAATACAGTCATGATAGAACTACTCACACCGGAAATGTCGGCTCAATATTTGGCAGTAACGCAGCCAGAAAATTTGAAGAAAGCTTTTAATTCATAACTCTGCTACTGCTAATTTAATAAAACTATTAAGTAGGTTGGCGCTAAAGCTAACTAGCAAGGGCTGTCATTTGTCCTTTGTCATTGGTCATTAGTAAGGACTTTAAGACTATTTACGTTTCATAACATAATTTTGTTTATTTCTACCAACTTACTTAACTAATTTAAAACTGTTCGCGCAGCCTCTTCTAGAGAGTTTCAGACTCTTATTTAGGGACATTCCAACAAAAAAACATCCCATTGTAGGGGCAATTGGGCAATTCATCTAGACGCAAAGCGGCTACTCTACAAGTTCTCCAACGGAGTAGCCAGAGGGTATTCTCCCTATAGACATCTCCAGAAATTAAATATGCGTTAACCAGAACCCTTGTAGAGACATAGCAGTGCTACGTCTCTACATTCTTTTTCGGAGATGTCTTATGTAAATAAGGAATAATTGACGAGTACATTCTCTGTAGAGACGGCAATTTATCGCATTTCTCTAACGTATCAGTCTTTTAGACGCGATTTATCGCGTCTCTACATGAGGGCTTTCTGGCTTATTCGAAAGTCACAGAAAAACACTTTTCAAACAACCACTAACATCTCAGTAATTTTTTGGGTTTTTACTTGAGTGAATAGCTTTATTCAAATCTTGGAGCAAGTCTTCTTCCGCATCCCGCTCTTGCTTGAGTTCTCTAATCATTTCCTGACTAGAACCAATTAGTAAACCAGCAACTGCGCCTACAAGGACGTATTTTTGCTCCATATCTTGATACATTTGACTTGTATAGGGGCAAGGAAGTAAATTAGCAGCAATAAAACCAATTCCTGCGCCCAAAAATACCGTCACAAAGCCAGAGAAAGCGATCAGTTTAGCATTCATTTGCTTTACTCCAATGCTTATAACTTTGCTAAATTACTAGAAGATACTCTACATTGTCTTCGCAGTTGCCAAAGTTGCTACTTAATCTTTACCTCTTGTAATATAGGATTCCTATTTGATTTTTGAACGAAATTAGGTATTGTAGAGTGTGTTAGAACAGAGTTCGTAACGCACTATTATTATGGGTTTGATGCGTTACGCTGTCGCTAACACATCCTACGTATATTTTCAGAAATCAAACTGAATTCCTATAGTAGACAGAGTGGGGGAATGAATGAGATGAAAAGAATAACTCCCAACTCTTTACTTTTTACTCTTAACTCTCTATGGCGGTTTGCGATCGCACTGATCATAGATAATTCGTATGGTAGTATCTGAACTTATCTTATGATTGCCGTTTCTCTATAAGACGCTAGGTCAACGCTAACCGTAAAATTGCTTACTATAGTTTCCTCTGGGGAATTGAGCCTTCAACTCCCTCAACATACCAATCCATCGCCAATTGTCCTCGATCTTCCAACACCTTACCATTTGGTACTCGTACAATCCCTTTTTGGTCTTTCACCGGGCCATCAAAAGGATGTGCAGTACCCTGAATAAACTCATCGCGCTTCGCATTTACTAGTTGTTGTACCTCTACCGGAATCACCTGATTCATCGGCGAAATATCCACTATTCCTTCACCAATGCCATCCCAAACGTTTTGAGATTTCCAAGTATTACTCATTACAGCCAAGGCTTTATCTGTATAGAATTTTCCCCATCTGTTAATAATTGATGTCAGGTGGGCTTTTTGAGCAAACTTGCTCATATCACTGTTGTAGCCAAAAGCATAAATGCCTTTTTCCTCAGCTAATTGGACAACAGCGCCAGAGTCGGTATGTTGCGTCAATATATCTGCACCGGAATTGACCAAAGCAATAGCCGCTTCTCTTTCTTTAGCTGGATTGTACCAACTTTGTATCCAAAGTACCTTAACTTTTGCTTGGGGATTTGTTAAGCGCATTCCTTGTGTAAACGCACTAATTCCCCGAATTACCTCTGGAATTGGGTATGCGCCAATAAAACCAACTACATTTGATTTTGTCATTTTGCCAGCAATCATGCCGGTTAAGTAACGCGGTTCTTCAAAACGTCCTAGATAAGTGCCGACATTGGCAGCACGTTTGTATCCTGCACAGTGTTCAAAAATAACATCACCAAATTCTTTAGCGACTTTAATTGTTGGGTTCATGTACCCAAAGGAAGTGGTAAAAATTAACTTATTACCATCTAATGCTAGTTGGCGAATTATCCTTTCAGCGTCAGCACCTTCATTGACATTTTCAACAAAGGTAGTTTTTACTTTATCGTTAAGATTGGCTTCCATATCTCTGCGACCTAAATCATGGGCATAAGTCCAACCAAAATTACCCACAGGCCCCACATAAACAAATCCCACCTTGAGAGGTTCATTTACCGCCACAGGCGACGCTGAGGGAGACACCTCACCCGGCAATTTGGAATTTTTGCCTTGAACACAACTCGTTAAAGCAAAACTAGATCCTGCTAAAGTGACATACTTTAGAAAATTCCGACGATCCATATTTTATTGATGGGGTTTAGTTGCTGAAAAATATTTTTCTGATTACTAGTAACGACAGATACACTCTTGACTTAATTTTAGCTCTTGTTTTTTGCCGTTAACTTACTACCAAAAGAAATCAAATAATGGTTGATATTATACAAAAGCACAATACTTTTTAATAAAAATAAGGGAATGAGGTAGAAGCATTAATAACCAATGTCCAATGCCCAATTTTACTAATCTGGAGGTTTTTAATGAACTTATTTGAGCTTTTAGCAGGGGAAGATAATCATTCAGCCCTCGTTACACCTGGGGGGCGATCGCTAACTTATAAGCAATTGCGCGAGAATGTTGTTGGCTTAGTATCCCAACTCAACAGCTTTGGATTGACACGTGGAGAACGTATAGCCATTGCCATGACTAACGGTTCACCAATGGCTATTACCTTTTTGGCTGCCGCCCTGTGTGGCACTGCTGCACCCCTAAATCCCAAATACAAACAAGACGAATTTGCCTTTTACTACGAAGATACTCAAGCAAATGCGCTGATTACCTTGTCTGATGAACCAGAAGCAGCGATCGCCGCCGTCACACCCAATATGATGCTGATTAATGCCAAGGTAAACACTGACGGCACATTGAGCTTTGAATTAGTCAAAACAGGCTCAAAACCAAGAGAATCATTGAATCCCGCAGCCCCCAACGCCGACGATCTGGCGATGATTCTCCACACTAGCGGCACTACCAGCCGTCCGAAACGTGTGCCGATTCGTCATCGCAACTTAATCGCCTCAGCCAACAACATCATTGCTGCTTACTCACTCACAGCAGCTGATACTACACTTTGCTTAATGCCCCTGTTCCACGTTCACGGATTGGTGGGTTGTTTGCTGTCAACCCTAGCATCGGGCGGCACACTAATTTGTCCCAATGGTTTTAATGCCTTGGAGTTTTGGAAACTAGTAGATACCTACAAACCTACCTGGTACTCCGCAGCACCAACCATGCACCAGACAATTTTGGCCCGCGCTAGCCGCAACACAGAAATTGTCAAGGCTAACCCCTTTCGTTTCATTCGCTCTAGTAGCGCTTCCTTACCTCCAATTATCATTGAAAAGTTGGAGGCAACTCTTAATGCTCCTGTGGTGGAATCTTACAGCATGACTGAAGCATCCCACTTAATGACTACCAACCCCCTACCGCCAAAAGTGCGAAAGCCAGGTAGTGTTGGTTATGGCTTTGGTGTGGATGTCGGCATTATGGACTCTGAAGGCAACCTATTATCTCAGGGAAGCTTGGGCGAAGTGGTGGTAAAAGCACCTAATGTCATTGATGGCTACGAAAACAACCCAGAAGCCAACGCCACAGCTTTTGTCAACGGTTGGTTCCGTACAGGAGATCAGGGGACTGTGGATGCAGACGGCTATCTCCACTTAACTGGACGCATTAAAGAATTGATTAACCGAGGTGGAGAAAAAATTTCTCCCTTAGAAGTGGATGATGTTTTGCTTCGTCACCCCGCCGTTGCGGAAGCCTTAGCTTTTGCTGTCCCCCACAAATCTTTAGGTGAAGATATCCACGCTGCTGTTGTCCTTAAGGGAGAAGTTGGCGAAAAAGAACTTTTAGCTCACTGTTCAACTATGTTGGCAGACTTCAAAGTTCCGAAACAAATTCACTTTTTGGAACAACTACCTCGTGGTGCTACGGGGAAACTGCAACGGTTAGCTATGGCGAAATTGCTTAACATAGGTTAAATCAGCGATACACTAAGGAAAATTCCTTGAGGAAGCGTCAATGGCACGGTCAAACGGGGTTCAAACTGAAATGTCTGCACAGGAATTGCCTACAATCTCAGATGAAGATACAGTGACAGTTGAAGATTTGCCGGAACAAGTAGAGGATGTGCAGGATATTGACGACATCTTGAACTCACTCAAAACCTTGCTGAGTAGCCTAGAAAAGCTCCAAAAAGTCCGGCAGGAAGTGGGCGACATCAAACCGTTAATTGGGCGGATGCTTGATGGGGAACTGGTTGCTGGTGAAGAACTTGAGCAACTCAAGTCAGGTGTGAGCAGTCTTTCTCGCCTTGTGCGGGCTTATAATGACCATCAAATAGCGTTGGCTAAAGCCCAACCTGCAAGAAATTTGCTAGATCAAGTCCTCAAAGAACGGAAAGCTAATTGAAATAAGAAGCGATGTCTACGACGGGCTACGCCTACGCATTTTTTAATTTCAGGAAATGCGTAAGCGTAGCCCTAATTACCCAAATGTCTAAACGCACATCGGCTTGTCGCAATCTGACGCTGTAAGTAGATGGTAAATTCAATTGGTGGCTAGACGTTGTTAAAAATCATTGATCATGAGCTTCAAAACAGTAGTCTTCTATGGTTCCTACAGGAGCGATCGCCAGGGCATCAAAGCTGCCAGATTCATAATCAATCAGCTTAAGCAAAGAAACCATGAGGTGATTTTTGTGGATGCAAAGGAGTATGACTTTGGCATTTTAGACCGGATGTATAAGGAGTATGATACAGGTCATGCTCCTGCAAAGATGGAAGAACTGGCAGAACATATCCGAACAGCAGACGGTTTTGTAGTTGTTGCGGGAGAGTATAACCATTCCATTCAGCCAGGGTTGAGCAACCTGATGGATCACTATTTAGAAGAATATTTTTTCCGTCCGGCTGGTATTGTTTCTTACTCAGTTGGTGGCTTTGGAGGAGTGCGGGCAGCCATACAGTTACGTTCTTTTCTGTCAGAGATGGGAATGCCTACGATTTCAAGTATTTTTGCTATTTCCAAAATTGGGGAATCTCTGGATGAAGCAGGTGTTTCACAGGCGATCGCTTTGACGAAGAGAGTCGGTCAATTTTTGGATGAATTAGAGTGGTACGAAGAAGCATTGCAACGGCAAAGATTGGAAAAAGGAAACCCGTTCTAATCAAGTCAGGATAAGTATTGAACGACAGTTATCATTTTTTCATGACTAAATCTGTGGTTTCATTTGAAGGATATCGAATGTTGCAAGATATCTACTTATGATCATGAACGTTGCACCCGCCATTGTAGTACTAGGTCAAAATAGCGTGACAGTAGCACGCAAAATAATCAGCGTTCTACCAGGAGCGACGCTATACGGTCTAGCGGGTCGCACATCGGGAGTGGATGTCAGCTTTACTAATTTTGGCGACACGTTACGCGAGTTATTTGCTCAGGGAACGCCGCTAATTGGCATTTGTGCCGCCGGCATTTTAATTAGGACGCTAGCTCCCATACTCTCGGATAAACAACAGGAACCACCTGTGTTAGCTGTGGCTGAAGATGGTAGTGCTGTTGTCCCCCTCTTGGGCGGACTTGGTGGGGTAAACGATTTGGCCCGCTGCATTGCCGAAGCGCTTGATGTTAAACCTGCAATTACAACTACAGGTGATTTACGTTTGGGTACAACGCTGTTGTCTCCTCCCTACGGATACTGTTTAGCAAACCCAGACGATGCTAAGAAATTTATTTCAGATGTGCTAGCTGGGGCAGAAGTCAGACTAGAAGGCATAGCGCCTTGGTTAAGCGATAGTAAATTACCCATAAATCCCAATGGAGATTTGACCATCCAAGTTACGGAACGTTTGGTAACTCCTACAGCCAACTGTCTTGTGTATCACCCAGCAACGATCGCGATCGCAATTAGTCACATAACTGGTGATGCAGTAGCTTTAGTAGAGCAGCTACTAGTTGATACCAAACTAGAAAAAACATCAGTCGCCGGGATATTTGCACCCATCGCTGCCGCAGCCGATCCCGCAATTCGTGCTGTAGCTAGCGCCTTGGGAGTACCTGCCCGCTTTTTTACCCCAAATCAGCTAGAAAGCTTATTGTCAGAAGGTTATAGCCCCGCCCAAGCAGTTGCGATCGCTGCCACAGGTACATCTCCATTATCTTCCTCATCTCCTGATATAGCGATCGCTATTGCCCCCCAACCAATTGACCCCAACACTATCGGTCAACCACGCGGAAGGTTAGCGATTATTGGCACGGGCCCTGGTGGATCGCAATGGATGTCTCCCGAAGTCAAGGAGATACTCAAGTCGGCAACTGACCTAGTGGGTTATAAAACTTATTTAGATTTAATCGGTTCTCTGGCTGATGGCAAGCAACGGCATGAGTCTGATAACCGCGAAGAAGAAGCACGGGCAAAAATGGCCCTTGATTTGGCAGCATCTGGGCGATATGTCGCTGTCGTTTCATCTGGCGACCCTGGTATCTATGCAATGGCAACAGCAGTTTTTGAAGTGTGCGATCGCTATGCTAAACCCGAATGGGATAGTATCGACATTCATGTAGCACCAGGTATTTCAGCGATGCAGGCAGCAGCAGCAGCCATTGGTGCGCCCCTTGGACATGACTTCTGTGCTATTTCCCTTTCTGATATCTTGAAGCCTTGGTCTGCCATCGAACAACGAATTGCTGCTGCTGCCGAGGCTGATTTCGTCATTGCTTTCTACAATCCTGTTTCCAAAGAGCGTACTTGGCAACTAGCAGAAGCGAGAAATATTTTGCTGCGACATAGAACACCGGATACCCCAGTAGTGTTGGCGCGGAATCTTGGCAGACCCGGACAGACCGTAAAAGCGATCGCACTTGACCAGTTAACACCAGCAAGCGCTGATATGCGAACAATTATTCTCGTTGGTTCCACAAAAACCCGAACCATCAAACGCAGCGATGGTAATCTCTGGGTTTATACGCCGCGCCGCTATACGGAAGAATAAGCATGATAAGCGCTTTGACACTCCCCGCGCTGAACGGGGATTCTTGAATCTAAGACATAACTTGCTCATGCAGGTTTTCACCAACAAGAGTAGAGGTTTCATCTCCCCAAGCGTTGCTTGCGTCTAGCGCAAAGGTTCCTGTATGCCCTACAGTACCCAATCCTCGACTAAGGATATTTCTAGCTGCATTTTCATCACGATCCATCACACAACCACACTTACAAACGTGGGTTCGAGTCGATAGCGTTTTCTTAACAACTTCACCGCAGCTAGAGCATTCTTGACTCGTATATTGCGGATTAACCGCAACCGTGACACGTTTAAATACTTTTCCAAAGTATTCAACCCAGACACGGAACTGATACCAAGATGCGTCATTAATAGACTTGGCGAAACTTTGATTTTTCACCATATTTTTAATCCTCAAATCTTCGTAAGCTATCAAGTCGTTTGACTGAACTACGCACCGTGCAAGCTTCACTGCATGGTCTTTACGTTGCCTACTTATTTTGAGGTGGCGTTTACCTAAAATCTGTCTTGCCTTGCCTCTGTTTTTTGAACCTTTTACCTTTCTAGAAACACGACGTTGTGAACGTTTAAGAACCTTTTCTCCGACACGAAGAAACTTAGGATTCTCAATCATAACGCCATTGGAATCGGTGTAGTATTCTTTTAATCCAACGTCTAAACCAACTGTGTTACCAGTTGGTTCTATGTTTTCAGAACGGTCTACATCAATACAGAATTGAATATATACCGACGTAGCACGTTTCACCAATCTCACCCGTTTAATCTGGTTAATTTGGTAGAAGTGCAAATCACGAGTGCCTTTAAGTTTTAACTTTCCAATACCTTTCTTGTCAGTGAAAGTTATTGATTTTCGATTATCTGCAAGCTTCCAGCCTGACGTTTTGTACTCAACCGAGCGACAATCTTTTTGGAACTGGGGATACCCCTTTAAACCTGGAATACCTTTCTTGCAGTTTTCATAAAATCGAGAGATAGAAGACCATGCCCTTTCAGCACTAGCCTGTCTAGCCATTGAATTAAGTTCATTAGCAAATGGAAATTGTGTCGCAAGTACAGCACAATATTTTTGCAAGTCGTTTTTACCTGTATTTTTAACATCCATCCATAAACGAATACAGCTATTACGAATGAACTTGGCAGTCCGAATTGCATCATCTATTGCGACTAATTGCGCCGACTTCCCATAAGCTTTGAATTCAAAAACTAGCATCTTTCTACCTCCTGTCTTATACTACCACTTTTGGTATAAGATATTAGGAAGGTTGAAAACTTTATACAATCTTGACGGCTGAATAAATTCAGCTATTCGCTTATATCCCCCGCATGAATGACGCGGGCTTTACGCTTCACGACTCGTAAAAACAAGGTAAACTTCTCCTTTGTTGGGGTTAAATCCATTTTTTTGTGCGATCGCATAATAAAACCCCAGGACTGGGAATTCACTCCTGGGGCTGTTATACCTGACCACCTTTACCTTTTTAATCTAAAAACCTTGTAAATATTTCACTTTCAAAAGACATATATATCTGTATTTTGTCCAAATATACTTTTACAATTAAGTCAATTTGTGTTATTATAAATTTGTTTTTTAGGACAACAAAATAAGAAAAAATTCATTTTATACAATTAGATATTTAATTATCTTGAGTACTTGTAAAAAGATATAATTCCAGTAAATATGTCCATTGTTTTAGCTGAAATATCTTGATTTTTTTTGGTCGATCATTAACAATAAAAGCATCATGATTCATACATGATTGTAGCCGAAAAAGTGACAGAAGCCCTTATTTAAGTCCGCGAAAGCGGACTTTTTTGTATCTATTGATTGCTATCTTTATAACCCAATACGGTTCATTTAAGGGCTACTGGCAAGAATTTTGGGGTTTTGAGACGCGATAAATCGCCGTCTCTACAAGTGTTTATTTCTAAATCACTATTAACAACCGATAAAAATTCAAATTTTTTGGAGATACTCAGGTGGTACATGCTCCACTAACCAAACACCATTATCAGAACAATAGAAGATGTAACCCGCCTGATGCATTGCGGCAGCAGATATAGCAAAAACCACTGGTTTTCCATGTCTTGCACCAACAGTTTGTGCTGTTGCAATATCCTTGGATAAATGGACGTGATGCCGTAACATCTTGCAAAGTCCTGTTTCCATAATTGAATCTACAGATTTGTGTCCCGTGCCGTGATAAAGCTCATCTGGGGGAACAACAGGTTCTAATTGTAAATCGACTTCTACACTATGTCCTTGGTTAGCCCGAATCAGAGTACCTGTCGAATCAAAAGAAAAACGTTGTTTCTCGCTAGATTCTACTACTGCCTCTAATTCTTGACGGGTAATTGGAAACTTATTTTTAGCACAAGCGGTAATTAATTCATCAACAGCAACCCAACCACCAGGAGCAAGTTTAATTCCAATTGCATCCGGTGTGTGTCGCAGATATTTGCTGAGATATTTGCTGATTTTGACGAGGCGAGAATCACTCATTTGCTTGTAAT contains:
- the cobJ gene encoding precorrin-3B C(17)-methyltransferase, translating into MIMNVAPAIVVLGQNSVTVARKIISVLPGATLYGLAGRTSGVDVSFTNFGDTLRELFAQGTPLIGICAAGILIRTLAPILSDKQQEPPVLAVAEDGSAVVPLLGGLGGVNDLARCIAEALDVKPAITTTGDLRLGTTLLSPPYGYCLANPDDAKKFISDVLAGAEVRLEGIAPWLSDSKLPINPNGDLTIQVTERLVTPTANCLVYHPATIAIAISHITGDAVALVEQLLVDTKLEKTSVAGIFAPIAAAADPAIRAVASALGVPARFFTPNQLESLLSEGYSPAQAVAIAATGTSPLSSSSPDIAIAIAPQPIDPNTIGQPRGRLAIIGTGPGGSQWMSPEVKEILKSATDLVGYKTYLDLIGSLADGKQRHESDNREEEARAKMALDLAASGRYVAVVSSGDPGIYAMATAVFEVCDRYAKPEWDSIDIHVAPGISAMQAAAAAIGAPLGHDFCAISLSDILKPWSAIEQRIAAAAEADFVIAFYNPVSKERTWQLAEARNILLRHRTPDTPVVLARNLGRPGQTVKAIALDQLTPASADMRTIILVGSTKTRTIKRSDGNLWVYTPRRYTEE
- a CDS encoding RNA 2'-phosphotransferase, which translates into the protein MSDSRLVKISKYLSKYLRHTPDAIGIKLAPGGWVAVDELITACAKNKFPITRQELEAVVESSEKQRFSFDSTGTLIRANQGHSVEVDLQLEPVVPPDELYHGTGHKSVDSIMETGLCKMLRHHVHLSKDIATAQTVGARHGKPVVFAISAAAMHQAGYIFYCSDNGVWLVEHVPPEYLQKI
- a CDS encoding NAD(P)H-dependent oxidoreductase, whose amino-acid sequence is MSFKTVVFYGSYRSDRQGIKAARFIINQLKQRNHEVIFVDAKEYDFGILDRMYKEYDTGHAPAKMEELAEHIRTADGFVVVAGEYNHSIQPGLSNLMDHYLEEYFFRPAGIVSYSVGGFGGVRAAIQLRSFLSEMGMPTISSIFAISKIGESLDEAGVSQAIALTKRVGQFLDELEWYEEALQRQRLEKGNPF
- a CDS encoding RNA-guided endonuclease TnpB family protein → MLVFEFKAYGKSAQLVAIDDAIRTAKFIRNSCIRLWMDVKNTGKNDLQKYCAVLATQFPFANELNSMARQASAERAWSSISRFYENCKKGIPGLKGYPQFQKDCRSVEYKTSGWKLADNRKSITFTDKKGIGKLKLKGTRDLHFYQINQIKRVRLVKRATSVYIQFCIDVDRSENIEPTGNTVGLDVGLKEYYTDSNGVMIENPKFLRVGEKVLKRSQRRVSRKVKGSKNRGKARQILGKRHLKISRQRKDHAVKLARCVVQSNDLIAYEDLRIKNMVKNQSFAKSINDASWYQFRVWVEYFGKVFKRVTVAVNPQYTSQECSSCGEVVKKTLSTRTHVCKCGCVMDRDENAARNILSRGLGTVGHTGTFALDASNAWGDETSTLVGENLHEQVMS
- a CDS encoding BMP family ABC transporter substrate-binding protein, producing the protein MDRRNFLKYVTLAGSSFALTSCVQGKNSKLPGEVSPSASPVAVNEPLKVGFVYVGPVGNFGWTYAHDLGRRDMEANLNDKVKTTFVENVNEGADAERIIRQLALDGNKLIFTTSFGYMNPTIKVAKEFGDVIFEHCAGYKRAANVGTYLGRFEEPRYLTGMIAGKMTKSNVVGFIGAYPIPEVIRGISAFTQGMRLTNPQAKVKVLWIQSWYNPAKEREAAIALVNSGADILTQHTDSGAVVQLAEEKGIYAFGYNSDMSKFAQKAHLTSIINRWGKFYTDKALAVMSNTWKSQNVWDGIGEGIVDISPMNQVIPVEVQQLVNAKRDEFIQGTAHPFDGPVKDQKGIVRVPNGKVLEDRGQLAMDWYVEGVEGSIPQRKL
- a CDS encoding acyl--CoA ligase; its protein translation is MNLFELLAGEDNHSALVTPGGRSLTYKQLRENVVGLVSQLNSFGLTRGERIAIAMTNGSPMAITFLAAALCGTAAPLNPKYKQDEFAFYYEDTQANALITLSDEPEAAIAAVTPNMMLINAKVNTDGTLSFELVKTGSKPRESLNPAAPNADDLAMILHTSGTTSRPKRVPIRHRNLIASANNIIAAYSLTAADTTLCLMPLFHVHGLVGCLLSTLASGGTLICPNGFNALEFWKLVDTYKPTWYSAAPTMHQTILARASRNTEIVKANPFRFIRSSSASLPPIIIEKLEATLNAPVVESYSMTEASHLMTTNPLPPKVRKPGSVGYGFGVDVGIMDSEGNLLSQGSLGEVVVKAPNVIDGYENNPEANATAFVNGWFRTGDQGTVDADGYLHLTGRIKELINRGGEKISPLEVDDVLLRHPAVAEALAFAVPHKSLGEDIHAAVVLKGEVGEKELLAHCSTMLADFKVPKQIHFLEQLPRGATGKLQRLAMAKLLNIG